Part of the Roseobacter litoralis Och 149 genome, TCCGCACCATCCGCCGTCACACCGATGGAATGTTCGAACTGCGCAGAGAGTGTTTTATCCCGTGTCACTGCGGTCCAGTCGTCGGCCAGCGTTTTGGTTTCGGGCCGCCCCAGATTTACCATTGGCTCAATGGTAAAGAACATGCCTTCTTCCAGAACCGCGCCGGTGCCGGGTCGGCCATAGTGCAGGACGTTGGGCGGTGCATGAAACACACGCCCCAACCCATGACCGCAGAAATCCCGCACGACTGACATGCGGTTGTTTTCCACGAAACTCTGGATGGCATATCCGATATCACCAAATGTGTTGCCGGGTTTGACGGCTTCGATACCGAGCATCAGCGCGTCATGCGTCACCTGAATGAGTTTCTGTGCCTTTTTCGGCGCGGTGCCTGCCACATACATCCGGCTGGAATCACCAAACCAGCCATCCACGATCGCAGTGACGTCGATGTTCAGGATGTCGCCATCGCGCAGCACATCGTCATCGCGGCGCTTTTCCGGATCCTTGGAAATTGTCTCGCTACCACTTTTCGGGATCGGCGCGCCGGGAATGCCATGGCAGACGACATTGTTGACCGAAATGCAACTGGCGTGTTTATAGCCTTTGTAATTGATCGTGGCAGAGGTGGCGCCCGCCTCTTCGACCATCTCTTCGATCTTCTTGTCGATGGCACCCGTGGTCTGCCCGACGAAAACAAGATCGGCAATGTCGTCCAGTATCCGCGCCGTCAGCGCACCGGCCTTGCGCATGCCTGCGAAATCTGCGGCGTCGTATATCCTGATGCCGTCCTTGGTCTGGCGGCCTTTGAGGTCCTGATTCACCTGCGTC contains:
- the map gene encoding type I methionyl aminopeptidase gives rise to the protein METQVNQDLKGRQTKDGIRIYDAADFAGMRKAGALTARILDDIADLVFVGQTTGAIDKKIEEMVEEAGATSATINYKGYKHASCISVNNVVCHGIPGAPIPKSGSETISKDPEKRRDDDVLRDGDILNIDVTAIVDGWFGDSSRMYVAGTAPKKAQKLIQVTHDALMLGIEAVKPGNTFGDIGYAIQSFVENNRMSVVRDFCGHGLGRVFHAPPNVLHYGRPGTGAVLEEGMFFTIEPMVNLGRPETKTLADDWTAVTRDKTLSAQFEHSIGVTADGAEIFTLSPAGRFHPTSG